The following coding sequences are from one Panthera leo isolate Ple1 chromosome E1, P.leo_Ple1_pat1.1, whole genome shotgun sequence window:
- the CE1H17orf98 gene encoding uncharacterized protein C17orf98 homolog isoform X1 encodes MSRVCECPLRLEKGFILDGVAVSTMARTYERLRPKVWSAIPPYNAQQDYHARRYFRSRVVPPVLRRTEQDLGGTGRDGWIVDYFHIFGQGQRYLNRRNWAGAGHSLQQVTGHDNYNADLKMINGFNGRYGYRRNTPDLRQRPSVFGEVTRFPLF; translated from the exons ATGTCGCGCGTGTGCGAGTGTCCTCTGCGGCTGGAAAAGGGCTTCATCTTGGATGGTGTGGCCGTGAGCACCATGGCCCGCACCTATGAGCGCCTGAGGCCCAAGGTCTGGTCGGCGATTCCGCCCTACAACGCTCAGCAGGACTACCACGCCCGCCGATACTTCCGGAGCCGCGTGGTTCCGCCAGTGCTGCGCCGGACTGAACAG GATCTCGGGGGCACAGGCAGGGATGGCTGGATAGTGGATTATTTCCACATCTTCGGGCAAGGACAGAGATACCTGAACCGGAGAaactgggcaggggcag GGCATTCCCTCCAGCAGGTGACAGGGCATGATAACTACAATGCTGATCTGAAAATGATCAACGGATTCAATGGTCGGTATGGCTATCGCAGGAACACCCCAGACCTCCGCCAGCGCCCATCGGTCTTTGGAGAGGTCACCCGATTCCCTCTCTTCTGA
- the CE1H17orf98 gene encoding uncharacterized protein C17orf98 homolog isoform X2, with translation MSRVCECPLRLEKGFILDGVAVSTMARTYERLRPKVWSAIPPYNAQQDYHARRYFRSRVVPPVLRRTEQDLGGTGRDGWIVDYFHIFGQGQRYLNRRNWAGAESCLLDFINSWLLIKTLETLQD, from the exons ATGTCGCGCGTGTGCGAGTGTCCTCTGCGGCTGGAAAAGGGCTTCATCTTGGATGGTGTGGCCGTGAGCACCATGGCCCGCACCTATGAGCGCCTGAGGCCCAAGGTCTGGTCGGCGATTCCGCCCTACAACGCTCAGCAGGACTACCACGCCCGCCGATACTTCCGGAGCCGCGTGGTTCCGCCAGTGCTGCGCCGGACTGAACAG GATCTCGGGGGCACAGGCAGGGATGGCTGGATAGTGGATTATTTCCACATCTTCGGGCAAGGACAGAGATACCTGAACCGGAGAaactgggcaggggcag AAAGCTGTCTCCTTGACTTCATCAACTCTTGGCTTTTAATCAAGACCCTTGAGACACTCCAGGATTGA